The Trypanosoma brucei gambiense DAL972 chromosome 10, complete sequence genome has a segment encoding these proteins:
- a CDS encoding T. brucei spp.-specific protein, with amino-acid sequence MLQSKVVGAQARGAGAQPYQAVNGNLDKHNNPMSLSLKEHKRRLRSLLHPSHSGSSDSSYPTASKFSLPDRSAQASVRPSPRIRSYRMQTGNTVSPVNSSTPSAVRRQRSNISSTCLTPGRCSPRRALGGKRRPPEDTFNTFATYDRVLQFTLLHSGRFHSKTTNGDSAEQESTATRSQQDSQQLSAISKTPKDQATPPEQPVLHRARSVFVDRPLNGTEDAAVPGLRSFISTMATPRPEGGQAPLFSARGRYFKSPVRTRGGNAPKSGDAAETEDVVPATIVFKLDAALAKLCERKEAEVMREENGAPMGQEGTSLNGVDGEFCQKHSYHDSRSEDLSCSAVGGALRPGENGVAFDGKLGAVERNSLRKVVSSGSHLKSALKPPKADITRSQVLSSEGSCLTPANSLADIPSAAKNLPSPTTVRPRPRQLKLPSTLVDSKASVSEEANNVSSDRPVGKLVRFSDAENIGHAIMKESPRTPLRRGVGRSTLPATPSQKMTPKTRRRDKLLPTQDYTEGQLICVSSSRRKKSGRTVQKGGLVSSTEASAVTKVQTLPSGNGEVKPTEDVTSKVVSDFNQVEKVTPDGGKGSNITSSRKSASLDSSVTAKSSIQLGVAPTNEQAPTES; translated from the coding sequence ATGCTCCAGAGCAAGGTTGTGGGTGCGCAGGCGCGTGGGGCCGGCGCGCAGCCATACCAGGCTGTGAACGGAAATTTGGACAAACATAATAACCCAATGTCTTTGTCGTTGAAAGAACACAAACGGCGACTGAGATCTTTGCTCCATCCGTCACATAGTGGCTCCTCAGATTCTTCATACCCCACTGCATCGAAGTTTTCACTTCCTGACCGATCAGCACAAGCGTCGGTGCGCCCTTCGCCACGTATAAGGTCATATCGTATGCAAACTGGAAATACTGTGTCGCCAGTGAATTCTTCCACGCCGTCAGCTGTGAGACGCCAGAGGAGTAACATAAGCTCCACGTGTCTTACGCCTGGAAGATGTTCTCCGCGTCGCGCTTTGGGCGGAAAGCGGCGACCCCCCGAAGACACCTTTAACACTTTTGCGACATACGATCGAGTACTACAGTTCACCCTACTGCACAGCGGCAGATTCCACAGCAAAACTACGAATGGCGACAGTGCTGAGCAAGAATCAACAGCCACGAGGTCTCAACAGGATTCACAGCAGCTTTCTGCTATTTCAAAGACTCCCAAGGATCAAGCTACGCCTCCAGAACAACCTGTGCTCCACCGCGCCCGTAGCGTATTCGTGGATCGGCCCCTTAATGGAACGGAAGATGCAGCAGTGCCCGGGTTGCGGTCGTTTATCTCCACCATGGCGACCCCACGCCCCGAAGGTGGCCAGGCACCTTTATTTTCCGCAAGGGGGCGTTACTTTAAGTCACCTGTGAGGACAAGGGGTGGAAATGCACCAAAATCCGGTGACGCGGCGGAGACAGAAGACGTTGTGCCAGCTACAATTGTCTTCAAACTGGATGCAGCATTAGCCAAACTAtgtgaaaggaaggaggcAGAGGTTATGCGGGAAGAAAATGGCGCGCCTATGGGGCAGGAGGGTACATCACTTAATGGTGTGGATGGAGAGTTTTGCCAAAAACATTCATATCATGATTCAAGATCGGAAGATTTGTCGTGCTCGGCCGTAGGCGGGGCGTTACGTCCTGGCGAGAACGGTGTTGCTTTCGACGGGAAGTTGGGTGCAGTGGAGCGGAACTCTCTGCGAAAAGTCGTGTCGTCCGGCTCACATTTAAAGAGCGCGTTGAAGCCCCCAAAAGCGGATATCACGCGATCACAGGTGCTTTCATCAGAGGGATCATGTCTGACCCCTGCAAATTCTCTGGCTGATATTCCCTCTGCTGCGAAGAATTTACCTTCACCGACGACTGTACGCCCACGGCCTCGTCAGTTAAAGTTACCTTCAACTCTTGTAGATTCGAAGGCGAGTGTAAGCGAGGAAGCTAATAATGTGTCAAGCGACAGGCCCGTCGGCAAGTTGGTGAGGTTTTCGGATGCTGAGAACATTGGACACGCCATCATGAAGGAATCGCCGCGTACGCCGTTGCGAAGAGGAGTGGGGCGGTCGACGCTGCCGGCAACACCGTCTCAGAAAATGACACCTAAAACGAGGCGCCGTGATAAGTTGCTTCCCACCCAAGATTATACGGAGGGCCAATTGATATGTGTGTCTTCAAGCAGGCGGAAGAAATCAGGACGTACCGTCCAAAAAGGGGGTCTGGTCAGTTCGACAGAAGCCTCAGCGGTCACTAAGGTGCAAACATTGCCTTCGGGGAATGGTGAGGTGAAACCAACCGAAGATGTAACCTCGAAAGTCGTTTCTGACTTCAACCAGGTCGAAAAAGTCACACCAGATGGGGGAAAGGGCTCAAACATAACCAGTTCTCGAAAGTCTGCCTCTCTCGATTCAAGCGTGACGGCAAAGAGTTCTATCCAACTAGGCGTGGCGCCAACCAACGAGCAAGCGCCAACTGAAAGCTAA